In a genomic window of Gammaproteobacteria bacterium:
- a CDS encoding YbdD/YjiX family protein, translated as MSGKVLFAIWQFIRELSGDDAYERYLRHCERNHPEQAPLSRRAFWDGQLDRKWSGVNRCC; from the coding sequence ATGTCAGGAAAAGTGCTATTCGCTATCTGGCAATTTATCCGTGAACTATCGGGAGACGATGCTTACGAGCGCTACTTGCGACACTGCGAGCGCAATCATCCGGAGCAAGCGCCGTTAAGCCGCAGGGCATTCTGGGATGGGCAGCTCGACAGAAAATGGAGTGGCGTGAACCGATGCTGCTAG